In Desulfonatronum thiodismutans, the genomic window GTCCCTTCCGGGGCAAGCCCGATTCGGATCACCGGAATGCCCTGTCGCCACAGGGAGTTCAGTGCCCTGCTTACGGCCCAGATTGTCCGGGACAAGGACCAGGGGCGAAAGGAGCCCGCGCGGTGGGCTTGGCTGAGGGGGGTATCACGCAGCACGAGGCAGGGATAAATGCGGACGGCTTCGGGAGTCAGAGCGCGGGTTTGATCGACGTCCCGGAACCAGCCGGAAATGGACGAACCCGGCAGACCGGGCATCAGTTGGACGCCCAGTTCCAGGCCGTACTTGCGGACCGTGAGACAGGCTTGCACCGCGGTTTCGGCTTCGTAACCTCGGCGGGATTGGCGCAGGACCTCCGGCTCGAAGCTTTGAATCCCCAGTTCCACCATGTCCAGGCCGTTTTCGCGCAGCCAGGAGAGGTGATTCGCCTTGATGCTGTCCGGGCGGGTGGAGCCACGGACATGGGTGATGGTCCCGGCTGCTCGGTGCGGCTGTACGGTTTTCAAGAACCGTTCCTGCCACTCCACGGGCAGGGCCGTGAAGGTTCCGCCGTAAAAGGCGATGCCGAGTCCTTTCGAACCGCTTGTCGTCAGTAGTGCCAGGGTTTGGACCATTTTTGCATGGATTGCTTCCAGCGTCGGCCCTTCGGAGGCGGTTTGGGTGCCGCTGGACATGCCGGTCTGCAGGTGCTGGGCGCAGTAGAGGCAACGGTGCGGGCAGCCGTGGTAGGGCAGGAAAATCGGGATGATCCGAAGTCGCTTTCGGACGGGTTCCGGATGAAAAAGGCGCAGTCGATTCATTGTTTTGTCGGGGATAGATCGGAAAGGAGTTGAAAAAGTAAACGGTCTCGGGTAGATCAGGACCAGCCTTCGGCCGCGTCCGGCAACCATGGGAGTTCTTTGCGGAGTTCTTCACATGACGGGGAGCCCCTGACAGCCCTCTTCCTCTGATCCCGGACGCTTCAGAAACTGTTTGCCGCGAAATCCGAAAACCCAGAACCTGAGGGTCCGACATGTCCACCTGCATCTTTTGCGAGATCGTCCGGGGCGCGATTCCGTCCGCGACGATTCACGTCACGCCGAACACCATGGCTTTTCTGGATATTTCCCCGGTTCATCCAGGTCACGCCCTGGTCATACCCAAGGCGCACCACGCCACGCTGTGGGATCTGCCTCCGGATTTGGGCAATGAGTTGCTGGAGGCGATGCAGACGGTTGCCGGAGCGATCCGCGCCGCCACGAAGGCCGACGGCCTGAACGTGATGATGAACAATTACCGAGCCGCCGGACAGCTGGTGGATCATGCCCACTTCCATTTGATCCCCCGGTATGAGGGCGATGGTTTGCAGCTTTGGCCGCAAGCGGCGTATCCCAGCCCGGAAGCGATGCAGTCCGCCGCCGAGTCCATTCGGGCCGCGTTGAACAGGTTGCGCTGACCATCCGGGCTGATCGGCCAAATACACGGGCTAGGCCCGACTCTTTCATTAACTGTGTGAAAAAGTCTTTACCCACAGTCCGTTCAAAAACCCCAAGTGCAAGGAGCAAAAAAAGTTCAAGGTCGAAGCGTATTTATTCATGCGTGAGAGTTTGAACTTTTTGCAGCGACGCAGCAATTGGGAGTTTTTCAACGGACTGTTAACCCTGCAACCAAGATGAGAGCTACCGGAGAGCAACCATGAGCAGAACACTGACAAAAGCGGAAATCGTGGACACCATTTACGACAAGGTGGATCGAAGTCGGGGCGAGGTGAAAAAAGTGGTGGAGTCCCTGCTGTCGATCATGAAGACCGCCGTGAAGCGGGATCATGCGTTGCTGATCAGCGGTTTCGGCAAGTTCGAGGCCTACCCGAAAAAAGCCCGCAAGGGACGCAACCCGCAGACCAGCGAGACCATCACCCTGGACCCGCGCAAGGTCATTGTTTTTCGGCTTTCCAAAAAATTTCGGGCCGAAATCAATCCGCAATAACAAACGCTCCCGGTGTCTGGCGGGCGATTTGGCTCCTGGCGGCTTCGGCCTTGTCCAGGTTGCCGAATTCGCCCACCTGAACCCGCCAGAAGGTCTGGCCGTCGATTTCGGCCTGAACCGTTCTGCTGCCCGAGTATCCCCCGGCGCGCATTTCCCGCATCAGGCGGTCGGCGTTTTCCCGCTGGCTGAACGACCCGACCTGCACGAAGAACCTTCCGGGAATTCCGCCCGGCCACCTGCCTAAAGCCTCCACCCGAACTTTGGCCGTTCCCGGCCGGATCACATCCAGCTCCTGAGCCGCCTTGTAAGAGAGGTCCACGATCCGGTTCCCGACAAAGGGACCGCGATCGTTGACCCGCAAGACCACGGCCTTCCCGTTTTCCAGATTGGTGACCCGAATCTTGGTTTGCATGGGCAAAATGCGGTGCGCGGCGGTGAGGTCGTACATGTTGTAGACCTCGCCGCTGGCGGTGCGCTTGGCGTGAAACTGCGGCCCGTACCAGGAGGCGACGCCTTCTTCCGAGAACCCGTCCGCGGAGGTCAGCGGTTGATAGGTCTGGCCGAGCACGGTGTACGGCCTTGCCGTGGGCGGCAAGGGTGTTTGGGGCGGCTGTGGGCGGCTGACTGTCGGCCGAGGTTCTTCCCGAACCGGGGGCGTCGAAGGCCGCTGGGGAGGCGGGG contains:
- a CDS encoding elongator complex protein 3, with the protein product MNRLRLFHPEPVRKRLRIIPIFLPYHGCPHRCLYCAQHLQTGMSSGTQTASEGPTLEAIHAKMVQTLALLTTSGSKGLGIAFYGGTFTALPVEWQERFLKTVQPHRAAGTITHVRGSTRPDSIKANHLSWLRENGLDMVELGIQSFEPEVLRQSRRGYEAETAVQACLTVRKYGLELGVQLMPGLPGSSISGWFRDVDQTRALTPEAVRIYPCLVLRDTPLSQAHRAGSFRPWSLSRTIWAVSRALNSLWRQGIPVIRIGLAPEGTLTPAIQAGPWHPALGHMAKSHALRAWLTQAMTALPEAPHQICVPKRFTAEFWGHEREHARTWRRLGLAPSNVRSWERPYFLVASLAAPPPEMIPVLPACRPTP
- a CDS encoding HIT family protein; protein product: MSTCIFCEIVRGAIPSATIHVTPNTMAFLDISPVHPGHALVIPKAHHATLWDLPPDLGNELLEAMQTVAGAIRAATKADGLNVMMNNYRAAGQLVDHAHFHLIPRYEGDGLQLWPQAAYPSPEAMQSAAESIRAALNRLR
- a CDS encoding septal ring lytic transglycosylase RlpA family protein, encoding MKSIYDPWRKTAHLACWVLMGVLLLVGCASKPSPPPQRPSTPPVREEPRPTVSRPQPPQTPLPPTARPYTVLGQTYQPLTSADGFSEEGVASWYGPQFHAKRTASGEVYNMYDLTAAHRILPMQTKIRVTNLENGKAVVLRVNDRGPFVGNRIVDLSYKAAQELDVIRPGTAKVRVEALGRWPGGIPGRFFVQVGSFSQRENADRLMREMRAGGYSGSRTVQAEIDGQTFWRVQVGEFGNLDKAEAARSQIARQTPGAFVIAD
- a CDS encoding integration host factor subunit alpha; the protein is MSRTLTKAEIVDTIYDKVDRSRGEVKKVVESLLSIMKTAVKRDHALLISGFGKFEAYPKKARKGRNPQTSETITLDPRKVIVFRLSKKFRAEINPQ